The following proteins come from a genomic window of Oncorhynchus mykiss isolate Arlee chromosome 19, USDA_OmykA_1.1, whole genome shotgun sequence:
- the LOC110497500 gene encoding uncharacterized protein C4orf54-like, whose product MEAVEKTLTYRDDTGPYRKLLPGNEDKNQCNTKAKSDESNYVDLDDLLDMNSECTKTVKVTFTGDGNQLAVFKCNSDTSGERSPGVREIDDNVDQIYEETSKDRWADRPVLEDPPMDTYLTEFNRNVDLGNDNTTESQSEIVPRDYNVPSECEELQYTDMYLNSKTESDDGESVVLSDHCAPDTVMDESHYITTHEIQLTELDHDVDYDFGRGNCWDIEDDNLVYSFVDYASFESDETTEETLIGLVDGRSQAKVKSSKAQCNVHQRVSGCAVVSTESEFCDSDKCPSSDESICKKQNSCGNSAGQIHLSIKTSSRAINDSNNIIENENICYNTKHMGNRSHFFFTSTDARAEALCDRSQYFIPAPGRQHFATKLRGKDVNEYSSGASSSISELDDADKEVRNLTAKSFRSLACPYFDAINLSTSSESSMSENGLGLNKWSAFVDLKYGNMSHGREQNLIAHKSATATFEMNKNADYKSIHGIAISNKKVPQTKMFSLNTKISSPQHASSSTQNVELTGPFEPGSEVITLTKTLNFRCNVEAGSPEPGKSPKYSENVSGARSMDEVTGTLPAKPGYEVSYQHSDAGDSMEGTHKNASFASSLLKNVISKKMQFEQERKMERGEIRDTHPTHSPCFQCKDNDGIRERDTERGVHSQSTKSGSGYTSNYSDEQGAVDSRPNSCDPKEERTRTLASFQPINEARLDSQRDACEPTRGSLSHSQNSAFKSWRDGEPEPQDEHEIRTVLDGTHSTTDNTGERELDTRSVSSKLTKLSHLFVPSSHRLPKDTELKEQVSDSTLLGAQKEQQGDRERKLRPDNNAGIVKGSKAPEIKIRLRSVKENKCNPLNIDNLLTPNISYPIKSAGDSKCQVLPASDRVPHFTVRDIRDNKCKFQTPIHQVRDVRKLVKSSYRLVSVDNSESKGAVAPATASLREDNKASKKLPGKKSPPSSIVIKCQSVNTNSSTKQGVLVTEAPKQRQIENDRSSPKPSPDCAKNEPTSLHRATGRPPIGFAKHPNTDQSEAKQKQEKMVEAGERKPESKIPKQVALEKLKAAVKTMEQLYVFDRNEWKRKSQAPWPITDSHVLPLIAKEEHGGPEELGSAGDRERLITETNTDRLPETCNIQEEKGCLRIIHVPFTKNTFKTQSQQSKMFSNKSVFHLGNSIKTAVSSSSFASRNGPQPCSPSHATSMVKSISTKTPKAPLSLKICPSKRALEDRGRFKSSSTTETTPQPIKSGNPDSENYLTIPVEGRCVGQVKLPIQEQIFPSSPAASQPGITDTKRSEHNSIQFLKRSPVVMETRPPDTPTIPTTATIYHHSLPVVKQGAPQPQVFCFSPSIAPLPTTPSGGNPFQPTQRKMLFDPTTGQYYLVDTPSEPVTRRLFDPETGQYVDVPMPMPMPQLQPVTPMSVSPLALNTGGVYSPNYMIYPGFLSPILPAQTVMTPQVASCVASQLDDESGNTAHRKYTLVRGGGQEGNMPGAESPYYSATGGSVPASVPVTLGHHVTTRGSAALSEGKPPVISITSQQRPRIIAPPSFDGTTMSFVVEHR is encoded by the coding sequence TTTCACCGGTGACGGTAACCAGCTTGCAGTTTTCAAATGCAACAGTGATACGTCCGGAGAGAGGAGCCCCGGGGTTCGCGAGATTGATGACAATGTGGATCAAATCTATGAGGAAACATCGAAGGACAGGTGGGCAGATAGGCCTGTCTTGGAAGACCCCCCCATGGACACTTATTTGACAGAATTTAACAGAAATGTGGACTTGGGGAATGACAATACGACAGAATCCCAGAGCGAAATTGTGCCTCGTGATTATAATGTCCCTAGCGAGTGTGAGGAGTTACAATACACAGACATGTATTTGAACAGTAAAACCGAATCGGACGACGGTGAGAGCGTAGTATTGTCAGACCATTGTGCGCCTGATACGGTGATGGACGAATCGCACTACATTACAACGCACGAAAtccaactgacagagcttgaccaTGATGTCGATTATGATTTTGGACGGGGAAACTGTTGGGATATTGAGGACGATAATCTGGTTTATTCATTTGTGGATTATGCCTCTTTTGAAAGCGATGAAACAACGGAGGAAACTTTGATAGGCCTAGTGGATGGTAGGAGCCAGGCGAAAGTAAAAAGCAGCAAGGCGCAATGTAATGTGCACCAACGTGTTTCTGGTTGTGCAGTTGTCAGCACTGAGAGTGAGTTTTGTGACTCTGACAAATGCCCCAGCTCAGATGAAAGCAtttgtaaaaaacaaaacagttGTGGGAATTCGGCGGGGCAAATTCACCTGTCAATCAAGACGTCATCAAGAGCAATAAACGACTCTAACAATATCATTGAGAATGAAAACATTTGTTATAATACCAAGCACATGGGAAACAGGAGTCACTTCTTTTTTACAAGCACTGACGCCAGAGCTGAAGCCTTGTGCGATAGATCCCAATATTTTATCCCAGCCCCGGGACGTCAACACTTTGCAACTAAATTAAGAGGGAAAGATGTTAACGAATATTCCAGCGGTGCGTCAAGTTCGATTAGTGAACTGGACGACGCTGATAAAGAAGTGCGTAATTTAACCGCCAAATCATTTAGGAGTTTAGCATGTCCCTATTTCGATGCTATAAATTTGAGCACTTCAAGTGAGTCTTCAATGTCAGAAAATGGGCTTGGCTTAAACAAGTGGTCAGCTTTCGTTGACCTTAAATATGGTAATATGTCACATGGCAGAGAGCAAAATCTAATCGCCCATAAGAGTGCAACTGCAACTTTTGAAATGAACAAGAACGCAGACTATAAGAGTATACATGGTATTGCCATAAGCAACAAGAAAGTACCCCAAACCAAGATGTTTTCTTTGAATACAAAAATATCTAGTCCACAACATGCATCTTCCTCTACCCAAAACGTAGAGCTTACAGGCCCATTTGAACCAGGCAGTGAGGTTATCACTTTGACAAAGACATTGAATTTTCGCTGTAATGTTGAAGCGGGGTCACCTGAACCCGGGAAGTCTCCCAAATATTCAGAAAATGTGTCAGGAGCACGTTCCATGGATGAAGTTACCGGCACCTTGCCAGCCAAGCCAGGATATGAAGTGAGCTACCAACACAGTGACGCGGGTGATAGCATGGAAGGCACACATAAGAATGCAAGTTTCGCATCAAGTCTCTTAAAAAATGTAATTTCCAAAAAAATGCAATTTGAACAGGAGCGtaagatggagaggggggagatacgGGACACGCATCCCACGCACTCCCCATGCTTTCAATGCAAGGATAATGATGGGATaagggagagggatacagagagaggcgTGCATAGTCAATCCACAAAATCGGGTTCGGGATACACAAGCAATTATTCGGATGAACAAGGGGCTGTGGACAGTAGACCTAATTCTTGTGACCCCAAGGAAGAGCGTACAAGAACATTAGCAAGCTTTCAGCCCATAAATGAGGCAAGACTAGATTCTCAAAGGGATGCATGCGAGCCGACAAGAGGATCCCTGAGCCATAGCCAAAACAGCGCATTCAAATCATGGAGGGATGGTGAGCCAGAGCCCCAAGATGAACATGAAATTCGTACCGTTTTAGATGGGACACACTCCACAACAGATAACACGGGGGAAAGGGAGTTAGACACGAGGTCTGTAAGTAGCAAGCTAACTAAATTGTCACACTTGTTTGTTCCAAGTTCCCATCGTCTCCCTAAAGATACGGAATTGAAAGAACAGGTGTCAGACAGTACTTTACTCGGTGCGCAAAAAGAgcaacagggggacagagagagaaagttaaGACCTGACAACAATGCAGGAATCGTGAAAGGGTCAAAGGCACCCGAGATAAAAATACGCCTGAGGAGCGTAAAAGAAAACAAATGCAATCCGCTAAATATTGACAACTTGTTAACCCCTAATATAAGTTATCCAATAAAGTCAGCAGGTGACTCCAAATGTCAGGTGCTGCCAGCGTCAGACAGAGTGCCACACTTTACGGTTAGGGATATAAGAGACAATAAGTGCAAGTTTCAGACGCCAATTCATCAGGTAAGAGACGTACGTAAATTGGTCAAGAGTTCATATCGTTTAGTCTCAGTGGATAACAGCGAGAGTAAAGGCGCAGTCGCCCCTGCAACTGCCTCATTACGCGAAGATAATAAAGCTTCTAAGAAACTACCCGGTAAAAAATCGCCTCCCTCTTCAATTGTAATAAAATGTCagtctgtaaatacaaatagcagtACTAAACAAGGTGTGCTTGTAACCGAGGCTCCAAAGCAGAGACAAATTGAGAACGATAGGTCATCCCCAAAACCATCTCCAGACTGTGCCAAAAATGAACCCACGTCGCTGCACAGGGCGACGGGCAGACCTCCAATTGGCTTCGCTAAACACCCCAACACAGATCAGTCCGAGGCTAAACAGAAGCAGGAAAAAATGGTCGAGGCAGGTGAACGCAAACCGGAGTCGAAAATACCAAAACAGGTGGCGTTAGAGAAACTAAAGGCGGCCGTTAAAACAATGGAACAGCTTTATGTTTTTGACAGAAATGAATGGAAGCGCAAGAGCCAGGCTCCCTGGCCTATTACAGACAGTCATGTTCTGCCACTCATTGCTAAAGAGGAGCATGGTGGCCCGGAGGAGCTAGGTTCAGCAGGTGACAGAGAGAGGCTTAttacagagacaaacacagacaggTTGCCAGAAACATGCAACATTCAAGAAGAGAAAGGTTGTCTAAGAATAATCCATGTCCCATTCACAAAGAACACATTTAAAACCCAGTCACAACAAAGTAAAATGTTTAGCAACAAAAGTGTGTTTCATTTGGGGAACAGCATTAAGACAGCTGTCAGTAGCAGCAGCTTTGCTAGTAGGAATGGGCCACAACCCTGTTCTCCATCACATGCAACCTCTATGGTGAAAAGCATTAGCACTAAGACCCCGAAAGCTCCACTCTCATTGAAAATATGCCCCTCAAAACGAGCGCTGGAGGACAGGGGAAGGTTCAAAAGCAGCTCCACCACAGAGACAACACCACAGCCCATCAAATCTGGCAACCCAGACTCTGAAAACTACTTAACAATACCTGTAGAAGGCCGGTGTGTCGGTCAAGTGAAACTGCCCATTCAAGAGCAGATATTCCCAAGCAGCCCTGCTGCCAGTCAACCTGGCATCACCGACACCAAGAGATCCGAGCATAATTCTATCCAGTTTCTCAAACGGTCCCCTGTTGTCATGGAGACGCGGCCCCCGGATACCCCCACCATCCCCACTACCGCCACCATCTACCACCACTCTCTACCAGTGGTCAAGCAAGGAGCCCCCCAGCCGCAGGTGTTCTGCTTCTCCCCGTCCATTGCCCCCTTGCCCACAACCCCTTCGGGGGGAAACCCCTTCCAGCCTACCCAGAGGAAGATGCTCTTTGATCCCACCACCGGACAGTACTACCTGGTGGACACTCCGAGTGAGCCAGTCACCCGGCGTCTCTTCGACCCTGAGACGGGCCAGTATGTGGACGTGCCCATGCCTATGCCTATGCCACAGCTGCAGCCAGTGACCCCCATGTCGGTGTCCCCCCTGGCGCTGAACACGGGAGGGGTGTACTCACCCAACTACATGATCTACCCGGGGTTCCTCTCACCCATACTTCCTGCACAGACAGTGATGACACCCCAGGTCGCATCCTGCGTGGCATCCCAATTGGACGACGAGAGCGGGAATACTGCTCACAGGAAATACACCCTGGTGCGTGGGGGGGGACAGGAGGGTAACATGCCGGGGGCAGAGAGCCCCTACTACAGTGCTACTGGAGGGTCAGTGCCAGCATCAGTGCCCGTCACCTTGGGCCACCACGTCACCACCCGGGGGAGTGCGGCCTTGTCAGAAGGGAAACCACCGGTCATCAGCATCACGTCCCAGCAACGCCCGAGAATCATTGCACCACCCTCCTTCGATGGGACGACCATGAGCTTTGTGGTGGAGCATCGGTAA